One region of Ferrovum sp. JA12 genomic DNA includes:
- a CDS encoding 2Fe-2S iron-sulfur cluster-binding protein, with protein sequence MGTRITFQNNSYPCGDESVLDRLLKAGVFIPHSCKSGLCQACEMKLIEGEVPQKSTAGLSDHKIQAKHFLACQCFPEQDLKISLVDENTQCIEVTVIDKVKVNRSIIKLVLEPKETVNYLAGQYLRLYQTERECRCYSIASNPDQEDFIELHIQIIANGKVSNWIAEEVMVGDTLRISEAMGSCIYPDHNTASTLFVASNSGLAPIYGMIKKALSQGDQQPLHLMHGITHEKDKYLVAELTALQQLHHNLTVDWFDYSQIKEEKHRSFIHFALTRIPSPQDWKVYFCGHPELVSYGKKQFFLKGVSMKNLYSDAFLPSKVN encoded by the coding sequence ATGGGAACAAGGATCACTTTTCAAAACAACAGTTATCCTTGCGGGGATGAGTCAGTGCTGGATCGTTTACTCAAGGCAGGTGTATTCATCCCCCATTCCTGTAAAAGTGGTTTGTGTCAGGCCTGTGAAATGAAGTTAATAGAAGGAGAGGTGCCGCAGAAGTCTACAGCGGGTCTCTCTGATCATAAAATTCAGGCAAAACATTTTCTAGCCTGCCAGTGTTTTCCTGAACAGGATCTCAAGATTTCTTTAGTGGACGAGAATACTCAATGTATAGAGGTAACAGTCATTGATAAAGTTAAAGTCAATCGCTCAATCATAAAATTAGTATTAGAGCCTAAGGAGACAGTGAATTATTTGGCTGGGCAGTATTTACGACTCTATCAAACAGAGAGGGAATGTCGTTGTTACTCGATTGCCTCAAATCCCGATCAAGAGGATTTCATCGAATTACATATTCAGATCATTGCCAATGGCAAGGTATCTAATTGGATTGCCGAGGAGGTTATGGTGGGAGATACATTGCGCATCTCCGAAGCGATGGGATCCTGCATCTATCCTGATCACAATACTGCCTCTACCTTGTTTGTTGCCAGCAATTCGGGTTTAGCCCCCATCTATGGCATGATAAAAAAAGCGCTCAGTCAAGGGGATCAACAACCGCTTCACTTAATGCATGGCATCACCCATGAAAAGGATAAATATTTAGTGGCTGAATTAACTGCCCTGCAGCAACTTCATCACAATTTAACCGTTGATTGGTTTGATTACAGTCAGATTAAGGAAGAAAAACATCGCAGCTTTATTCATTTCGCGCTGACCCGCATCCCCTCACCCCAGGATTGGAAAGTCTATTTCTGTGGCCATCCCGAGTTGGTTTCTTATGGCAAAAAGCAGTTTTTTCTCAAGGGCGTCAGCATGAAAAATTTATACTCAGACGCTTTTCTGCCCAGTAAAGTTAATTAA
- a CDS encoding group I truncated hemoglobin: protein MSLYSEIGGDAAVSVAVDIFYRKVLQDERINRFFDDVDMEKQAQKQKAFLTMAFGGPHHYTGEDMRQGHARLVKMGLNDSHFDAVMEHIGATLKELNVPDHLIAQAAAIAESTRHDVLGK from the coding sequence ATGAGCTTATATTCAGAAATCGGTGGCGATGCAGCAGTCTCTGTTGCGGTGGATATCTTTTACAGAAAAGTATTACAAGATGAAAGAATTAACCGTTTTTTTGATGATGTGGACATGGAAAAACAGGCGCAGAAACAAAAAGCTTTTTTAACCATGGCCTTTGGTGGACCCCATCATTATACCGGTGAAGATATGCGACAGGGTCATGCAAGATTAGTCAAAATGGGATTAAACGATAGTCACTTTGATGCGGTGATGGAGCATATTGGCGCTACCTTAAAAGAGTTAAATGTGCCAGATCATTTGATTGCCCAAGCAGCAGCTATTGCCGAGAGCACTAGACATGATGTGTTAGGAAAGTAA
- a CDS encoding Rrf2 family transcriptional regulator, whose translation MKLTSYTDYSLRVLLYVAHQKEKSVTINELTDFYQISRNHLVKVVHQLSLNGFIKTTRGRTGGITLGRESCHISIGEVIRLTEPDMNLLDCFDQETDHCKISSVCKLKGVLKKAQYRFLQELDQCFLSDLMISEHQFMNPETLIPFQQHK comes from the coding sequence ATGAAACTCACTTCTTATACTGATTACTCTTTGAGAGTTCTTCTCTATGTCGCTCACCAGAAGGAGAAATCTGTAACCATTAATGAGTTAACGGACTTTTATCAAATTTCTCGTAACCACCTCGTGAAAGTCGTTCATCAATTAAGTCTTAACGGTTTTATTAAAACCACTCGTGGCAGAACGGGGGGCATTACCCTTGGACGGGAGAGTTGTCACATTAGTATTGGTGAAGTCATCCGACTCACAGAACCGGACATGAATTTACTGGATTGTTTTGATCAGGAAACAGATCATTGTAAAATTTCTTCAGTGTGCAAACTAAAGGGCGTGCTGAAAAAGGCGCAGTATCGTTTTCTGCAGGAACTAGATCAGTGTTTTCTCTCAGATTTAATGATTTCAGAACATCAGTTCATGAACCCAGAGACTCTGATTCCTTTTCAGCAACACAAATAG
- a CDS encoding HPP family protein, giving the protein MFHTKTWLRRFIPQRMYFPKKDYFISPLGALLGLTITEVLSKHFLAEVNPWFIAPMGASAVLLFAVPASPLAQPWSIIGGNLIASLIGVTCYLLIPATGIAGALAVGLTILLAMKLRCLHPPSGAVALTAVFGGKTIHHLGYLFVIYPTLLNSVLLALMALLYNNLVNKSYPHHTPSTLASPLTSQWSAIDREDIEYALENNKELLDINEQDLELLLNIAEHHAQRRANTTI; this is encoded by the coding sequence ATGTTTCACACTAAAACTTGGTTAAGGAGATTCATTCCTCAACGAATGTATTTCCCTAAAAAAGACTATTTCATTTCTCCTCTTGGCGCACTATTAGGCTTAACGATAACTGAAGTACTCTCGAAACATTTTCTAGCTGAAGTGAACCCATGGTTTATTGCGCCCATGGGCGCCTCAGCGGTATTACTCTTTGCTGTCCCAGCAAGCCCCTTAGCCCAACCTTGGTCCATTATAGGAGGGAATCTCATTGCCTCCCTGATCGGAGTGACTTGCTACCTATTGATTCCCGCAACAGGCATAGCGGGAGCCTTAGCCGTGGGCTTGACCATACTCCTCGCCATGAAACTACGTTGCCTTCACCCCCCAAGTGGTGCTGTCGCGCTCACTGCCGTGTTTGGCGGCAAGACTATCCACCACTTAGGTTATCTCTTTGTGATTTATCCAACGCTGTTAAATTCTGTCCTATTGGCGTTAATGGCTCTTTTGTATAACAATCTGGTGAACAAATCCTATCCCCATCATACCCCATCAACGCTCGCCTCCCCCCTCACCAGTCAATGGTCTGCCATCGACAGGGAAGATATTGAGTATGCTCTAGAAAACAACAAAGAGTTACTGGATATCAATGAACAGGATCTTGAATTACTCCTGAATATTGCCGAACATCATGCTCAACGGCGAGCCAATACTACGATTTGA
- a CDS encoding DMT family protein, with protein MINVKELLFHPIVFVMCLTASNVFMTFAWYGHLKNLADKPWWMAVLVSWGIALFEYLLQVPGNRIGHLFFNLGQLKIIQEVITLCVFVPFSLFYMHESFKWNYLWAGLCLMGAVYFMFKS; from the coding sequence ATGATAAATGTTAAGGAATTATTATTCCACCCCATTGTTTTTGTAATGTGTCTCACTGCCTCTAATGTGTTTATGACTTTTGCTTGGTATGGACACTTAAAAAACTTAGCGGATAAACCTTGGTGGATGGCTGTTCTCGTGAGTTGGGGTATTGCGTTATTTGAATACCTACTGCAGGTGCCAGGGAATCGTATTGGACATCTGTTTTTTAATTTAGGGCAGTTAAAAATTATCCAGGAAGTGATTACCTTATGTGTGTTTGTGCCTTTTTCTCTATTTTATATGCATGAATCGTTTAAATGGAATTATCTGTGGGCAGGTTTGTGTCTCATGGGGGCAGTTTATTTTATGTTCAAATCGTAG
- a CDS encoding MarR family winged helix-turn-helix transcriptional regulator, producing the protein MLLLKKLANSETVNKFQESYPDADIASLSDFMQIMRSASDLSESLNKLLDEHALLQGRWWVLVLLTRQDDLTSCPSSLAEDAGVTKATMTGFISGLERDGYITRIIDPMDRRKYCIQLTQAGANKVKQVMPIFYTRVKSLMSTIDVKQRQEVVEGIRILSNNQHLLKS; encoded by the coding sequence ATGCTCTTACTAAAAAAACTCGCCAACTCAGAAACCGTTAATAAATTTCAAGAAAGTTATCCTGATGCAGATATTGCTTCTCTCTCTGACTTTATGCAGATCATGAGATCTGCCTCTGATTTATCGGAATCTCTCAACAAATTACTTGACGAACATGCCCTGCTGCAGGGAAGGTGGTGGGTGTTAGTACTGTTAACTCGGCAAGATGATCTCACCTCATGCCCCAGTAGCCTTGCTGAGGACGCCGGCGTCACAAAAGCGACCATGACAGGGTTCATCAGTGGCTTGGAGAGAGATGGTTATATCACGAGAATCATTGATCCCATGGATAGACGAAAGTATTGTATTCAGTTAACGCAAGCTGGTGCCAACAAAGTTAAACAAGTGATGCCTATTTTCTATACCAGGGTAAAAAGTTTAATGAGTACCATTGATGTTAAACAGCGCCAAGAAGTGGTTGAAGGTATTCGAATACTGTCCAATAACCAACACTTACTTAAATCATAA